One Pseudomonas rhizophila DNA window includes the following coding sequences:
- a CDS encoding NfeD family protein yields the protein MNIRCLMVALLAMSGPALAADGLALLTANPLGFWLIAAGVALLIAEAALPNYGVAGLGGIILCVIGAIILTNADIPVPLMIVLGLISGFLLIALLVRALKTRPRQPVSGDAALLGSVTAVTALQAGNNHHGWIQLEGERWQVTSAMPLRPGQAVRVIARKGLLLEVAAADSQGA from the coding sequence GTGAACATTCGCTGTTTGATGGTCGCATTGCTGGCCATGAGCGGGCCCGCATTGGCGGCCGACGGACTCGCGCTACTGACGGCCAATCCCTTGGGTTTCTGGCTGATTGCCGCGGGCGTGGCCTTGCTGATCGCCGAGGCCGCCTTGCCCAACTACGGAGTCGCCGGGTTGGGCGGCATCATTCTGTGCGTCATTGGCGCGATCATCCTGACCAACGCCGATATACCGGTCCCACTGATGATCGTCCTGGGTCTGATCAGTGGCTTTTTGCTGATAGCCCTCCTGGTCCGCGCATTGAAAACCCGACCGCGCCAACCCGTCAGCGGCGATGCCGCGTTGTTGGGCAGCGTCACGGCGGTGACAGCGTTACAGGCCGGCAATAACCATCATGGCTGGATCCAGCTGGAAGGCGAACGCTGGCAGGTGACAAGCGCGATGCCGCTGCGGCCTGGCCAGGCCGTGCGGGTCATCGCACGCAAGGGTCTGCTACTGGAAGTGGCCGCCGCTGATTCACAAGGAGCCTGA
- a CDS encoding RHS repeat domain-containing protein, whose amino-acid sequence MSRSVPFKEQLTSAAFRFDSFIRSGVDPRTGSYSCSVALDAAPTDAAGGSKVPLTLSYDSFNNQNMGLGIGWSLRTCSYEQRRRKLTLSNGVTYQLLVSEGQAAVKDKKLDNLNVTVQGDELVIEHIDGRTEILSRPSATAEEWLLTHAYCPNGKQTRYAYRLISGQRRLTEVYHQHHRLLSIDYAQNGGTPPTITLWPDMPSKRLQYRFALNNELLQRIILVTAENNQLMWSFGYRRINGFLLMTNVQQPSGAQETLSYRPEGHRLPTGAPVSSLPVVVQSVMSPGGGQPAMMSKYEYSRRNFLGFDSRALWTADSDVLYGLSGQYEYACTQIQIALDEGGQREASRVTRTYNRFHSMISQRTISGGKMQLREIEYHDVPNRAFEDQPPQFQMQRVVRDSFFDSSDAADAGRSRIRSEVTRTSYDEHGNLLEKTSPSGVREVYEYFPAQGDADCPASPLGVPSLLKQKSIFASPDFAAAPTTVVRYTYAELPSLRPGGGRCVQLASETLYEDGVSEPRVDCRLKYVNDVNDVFHARLQSKVETVGGVRTEYHYAYQRENGHVRTDQTFSAEGVRHLRQSWHDECDWLIKTRESGGSSVSMKYDSLGQLIRETVMPGTDSAASRQFTYQPFTPEDPFVTVIVTDSRGVQTATRSDGVGRTISVQKQDVDMPGAPMRLIYQAEYDSLGRLKADEETDWFEGQAKSLKTLYEYDPWGHQSRVRRRGQVIVHDEVDPVALTRTQWMEGAGKTRTFTNVFGKPSRIERVDLSGVVREVTAYEYDGLGRCIRQRASDGAVTRFSYDLAGRVLSTVLPDGTVIKKQYAVHSQGDHPTQISANDYVVGSRTYDGLMRITLNRSGGRTERLVYEGSSRNASQRITAAGKVLRFTLDPLLDDCVTERAGSQAPVSTRHRFDPRTGLLQESANALVQRRMEYSASGRLKQEKWVTALDRFESSQTHSLMGKPICHTDVNGADRTCLYDETGRLSGITQGRVCVAYSYNAQEHLSCITVTDAQSGLSMVTDLVYDEFGREVLRRSSSQEKDVLELAQSFGPGDKLSQRTLKVGNVLLRLESFTYDLRGRLERYACKGEQAPVDTQGKVIVSQDFTYDYLDNIRQVTTRFVGGENIANYRYDLADKTQLSAVIHSHPDYVAGNTTFSYDADGNLLNDGQGRRLLYDELGRLESVTSADSRSTLARYRYDASDWLHAFELTGEKAYRRFHHQEQLCSEVAGDERRSIVREGRQLLALLQGQETALFCTDAYGNVLQALSGADTTTQAYSPYGQRPVSDGLGSLFGFNGEPLDPVTGCYLLGNGYRAYDPVLMRFHRPDSWSPFDGGGLNPYAYCLGDPINLSDPTGHISAWGWVKIGLTAAFAVASVALTLATLGASAPLVGVSFSAATALTLEVVSGAASIASVVLTEAAPDAVATQILSYTSIALGVVSGGASLAGKVLGKGTSVALQKTVEALGDTVTVNRGNALRAVRVGEYAKAASRLVPEGGRRNFIAVQNDLRNVLTAKDVVGYVKYPVDGVRYTIDRDRYIEKAKEYLQRADDFFGSQSLGQAQDEIYGDVRKRSADIRFA is encoded by the coding sequence ATGAGTCGCTCAGTTCCATTCAAAGAGCAGTTAACTTCGGCTGCCTTCAGGTTTGATAGTTTCATTCGCTCGGGTGTTGATCCTCGTACCGGTAGTTATAGTTGCAGCGTGGCGCTGGATGCAGCGCCCACTGACGCAGCCGGCGGGTCGAAGGTGCCGCTTACCCTTTCATATGATTCCTTCAATAATCAAAACATGGGTTTAGGCATCGGCTGGTCCCTGCGCACCTGCAGCTATGAGCAACGCCGACGCAAGCTGACACTGTCGAACGGCGTGACCTATCAGCTTCTGGTCAGCGAAGGCCAGGCCGCGGTCAAGGATAAAAAGCTCGATAACCTGAACGTTACGGTGCAAGGCGATGAACTTGTCATTGAGCACATAGATGGGCGGACCGAAATACTCTCGCGCCCCTCTGCAACGGCTGAGGAGTGGCTGCTGACGCATGCGTATTGCCCCAATGGCAAGCAAACGCGCTATGCCTACAGGCTCATCTCTGGACAGCGACGTCTGACGGAGGTTTATCACCAACATCACCGCCTGTTGAGTATCGACTATGCCCAGAACGGAGGAACGCCACCGACCATTACCTTGTGGCCGGATATGCCTTCAAAAAGACTCCAATACCGGTTCGCGCTCAACAATGAACTACTCCAGCGCATCATTCTGGTCACGGCCGAAAATAATCAGTTGATGTGGTCCTTTGGTTATCGGCGAATCAATGGTTTTTTGCTGATGACCAACGTCCAACAGCCAAGCGGCGCGCAGGAAACGCTCAGTTACAGGCCTGAGGGACATCGCTTGCCTACGGGGGCGCCGGTCTCTTCGTTGCCGGTTGTCGTCCAGTCGGTCATGTCCCCCGGCGGGGGGCAGCCGGCCATGATGAGCAAATATGAATACTCGCGCAGAAACTTTCTCGGGTTCGATTCGCGCGCGCTCTGGACCGCTGACAGTGATGTGCTTTATGGCTTGAGCGGGCAGTACGAGTACGCTTGCACCCAGATACAGATTGCCCTTGATGAAGGTGGTCAGCGTGAGGCGTCTCGCGTCACGCGTACCTACAACCGCTTTCATTCGATGATTTCGCAAAGAACGATCAGTGGCGGCAAGATGCAACTGCGGGAGATCGAATACCACGATGTCCCCAATAGGGCTTTCGAGGATCAGCCCCCACAGTTCCAGATGCAACGCGTGGTGCGCGACAGCTTCTTTGACAGCAGCGATGCCGCGGATGCGGGGCGCAGTAGAATCAGAAGCGAGGTCACCCGCACGTCCTATGATGAACATGGGAATCTGCTGGAAAAGACCAGTCCGAGCGGAGTGCGTGAAGTCTATGAATACTTCCCCGCACAAGGGGATGCTGACTGCCCTGCCAGTCCATTGGGCGTGCCGTCCTTGCTCAAACAGAAGTCCATTTTCGCTTCCCCTGACTTCGCTGCCGCGCCTACAACGGTGGTCCGTTACACCTACGCTGAGCTGCCTTCGTTACGTCCCGGTGGCGGCCGTTGTGTGCAGCTGGCCAGTGAAACACTGTACGAAGACGGCGTCAGCGAGCCACGGGTGGACTGTCGATTAAAGTACGTCAATGACGTCAATGACGTCTTCCATGCGAGGCTGCAAAGCAAAGTTGAAACGGTAGGCGGTGTGCGGACTGAATACCATTATGCCTACCAGCGTGAAAACGGGCATGTCCGCACCGACCAGACCTTTAGCGCCGAAGGCGTGAGGCACTTGCGACAGAGCTGGCATGACGAGTGTGACTGGCTGATCAAGACCCGTGAATCCGGGGGCAGCAGCGTCAGCATGAAATACGATTCGCTGGGGCAACTGATTCGTGAAACGGTGATGCCAGGCACCGACAGCGCAGCGTCGCGTCAATTCACCTATCAACCGTTCACACCCGAAGATCCGTTTGTCACGGTCATCGTCACGGATTCGCGGGGTGTCCAGACAGCGACCCGCAGTGACGGCGTCGGCCGCACCATCAGCGTCCAGAAGCAGGATGTCGATATGCCTGGCGCGCCCATGCGCCTGATCTATCAGGCCGAATACGACAGCCTCGGGCGCCTGAAGGCGGATGAAGAAACCGACTGGTTCGAGGGCCAGGCGAAATCACTGAAGACCCTGTACGAGTATGACCCGTGGGGACATCAGAGCCGCGTCCGTCGCCGTGGACAGGTGATCGTGCATGATGAGGTCGACCCGGTAGCGCTCACTCGCACACAGTGGATGGAAGGCGCCGGCAAGACGCGTACGTTCACGAACGTTTTTGGCAAACCGTCGCGCATCGAACGGGTGGACCTGTCAGGCGTTGTTCGAGAGGTCACCGCCTACGAATACGATGGGCTGGGACGGTGCATCAGGCAAAGGGCTTCTGACGGGGCGGTGACTCGCTTCAGCTACGATCTGGCGGGGAGGGTCCTGAGTACGGTTTTGCCCGACGGTACGGTCATCAAGAAGCAGTACGCGGTACACAGCCAGGGTGACCATCCCACGCAAATCAGCGCCAATGACTACGTGGTGGGTAGCCGAACCTACGATGGGCTGATGCGTATTACGCTCAATCGCTCAGGTGGTCGCACTGAACGATTGGTCTATGAAGGCTCCAGCAGGAACGCTTCACAGAGGATCACTGCGGCCGGCAAAGTCCTGCGGTTCACCCTTGATCCGTTGCTCGATGATTGTGTCACCGAGCGCGCAGGCAGCCAGGCGCCGGTTTCGACAAGGCATCGTTTTGATCCGCGCACCGGCCTGCTCCAGGAGTCGGCCAACGCGCTGGTGCAGCGACGCATGGAATATTCTGCGTCCGGTCGGCTCAAGCAGGAAAAATGGGTAACTGCGCTCGACCGGTTCGAAAGTTCGCAAACCCACTCGTTGATGGGAAAGCCGATTTGCCATACAGACGTCAACGGCGCGGATCGCACCTGTCTTTATGACGAGACAGGACGGTTGTCGGGCATCACCCAAGGCCGAGTCTGCGTCGCCTACTCGTACAACGCTCAAGAGCACCTCAGTTGTATCACCGTCACCGACGCTCAATCGGGCCTGTCGATGGTCACCGACCTGGTGTACGACGAGTTTGGCCGCGAGGTTCTTCGACGTTCCTCCTCCCAGGAAAAAGACGTCCTGGAGTTGGCCCAGTCGTTCGGCCCCGGCGATAAGCTCAGCCAGCGCACGCTCAAGGTCGGGAACGTTCTCCTGCGCCTGGAATCGTTCACCTATGATCTGCGTGGCCGCTTGGAGCGTTACGCCTGCAAGGGTGAGCAGGCGCCCGTGGATACGCAGGGAAAAGTTATCGTTTCCCAGGATTTCACTTACGACTATCTCGATAACATTCGTCAGGTCACCACCCGTTTCGTAGGTGGCGAGAACATTGCGAACTATCGGTATGACCTGGCTGACAAAACGCAACTCAGTGCCGTCATCCACAGTCATCCCGACTATGTGGCGGGCAATACAACCTTCAGTTATGACGCGGACGGCAATCTGCTCAACGATGGGCAAGGGCGCAGGCTGCTGTATGACGAGTTGGGCCGCCTGGAAAGCGTGACGTCGGCGGACTCCAGATCGACGTTGGCCCGCTATCGGTATGACGCCTCGGATTGGCTCCATGCCTTTGAGCTGACGGGGGAGAAGGCATACCGGCGTTTCCACCATCAAGAGCAGTTGTGCAGCGAAGTCGCAGGGGACGAGAGGCGCAGCATCGTGCGCGAAGGGCGGCAGTTGCTGGCCCTGTTGCAAGGCCAGGAGACGGCGCTGTTTTGCACCGACGCTTATGGCAACGTCCTGCAGGCACTTTCCGGTGCAGACACCACCACGCAGGCTTATTCACCCTATGGACAACGCCCGGTGTCCGACGGGTTGGGTAGCCTGTTCGGTTTCAATGGCGAGCCGCTGGACCCCGTGACGGGATGTTACCTGCTGGGTAATGGCTACCGGGCTTACGATCCGGTACTGATGCGATTCCACCGGCCCGACAGTTGGAGCCCGTTCGATGGCGGTGGCCTCAATCCTTATGCCTATTGTCTGGGAGACCCGATCAATCTCAGCGATCCGACAGGCCATATTTCTGCCTGGGGTTGGGTCAAGATAGGTCTTACGGCTGCTTTTGCTGTGGCTTCCGTCGCATTGACCCTTGCGACCCTTGGCGCATCCGCACCTTTGGTCGGGGTGTCATTTTCGGCCGCGACGGCGTTGACGCTGGAAGTGGTGTCAGGCGCGGCATCGATTGCATCGGTGGTGTTGACGGAGGCAGCCCCGGATGCCGTCGCCACGCAGATTCTCAGTTACACCAGTATTGCGCTGGGTGTTGTGTCCGGCGGGGCTTCCCTGGCGGGCAAGGTATTGGGCAAAGGCACAAGCGTGGCGTTGCAGAAAACCGTCGAGGCACTCGGTGATACCGTGACAGTGAATCGTGGCAATGCCTTGCGTGCGGTACGTGTTGGTGAATATGCCAAGGCCGCGAGCCGTCTGGTTCCTGAAGGCGGTCGGCGTAACTTCATCGCTGTGCAAAACGACCTGAGGAATGTACTGACAGCCAAGGATGTGGTCGGTTATGTCAAATATCCGGTTGACGGCGTCAGGTACACGATCGATAGAGATCGGTACATCGAAAAAGCCAAAGAGTATCTCCAGCGCGCGGACGATTTTTTCGGCAGCCAGTCGCTTGGGCAGGCACAGGACGAAATCTATGGTGACGTCAGGAAGCGAAGCGCCGATATCCGATTTGCCTGA
- a CDS encoding sigma 54-interacting transcriptional regulator, translating into MSLHETLGQPLLTFPDAQKSPLSIRAKALVFVDPRSRQLRHALEQLAPRSIAVLIRGQTGTGKELLARYLHRESARGGLFVSVNCAAISPTYADAELFGYAVGSHNGSASSRAGWFGSANGGTLYLDEIGDLPLPIQLKLLAALENHEVIRVGAHQPSPVDVRLVAATSIDLAQAVAAGKFHQRLYDYLSEGQLELPALRERVGDILSLAEYFLGIYSQRLGLAVPLISEAAQHALERHDWPGNTRELENVIHFALLVSTGDQILPEHLNLPHQPTPATVIEQMVLELIRQGDRQQLERLKTWIAGI; encoded by the coding sequence ATGAGCTTGCATGAAACACTGGGTCAGCCGTTGCTGACGTTTCCCGACGCACAAAAAAGCCCCCTGAGCATTCGCGCCAAGGCGTTGGTGTTCGTCGACCCGCGTTCGCGGCAACTACGCCACGCATTGGAGCAACTGGCGCCGCGCTCGATCGCGGTACTGATTCGCGGCCAAACCGGTACGGGCAAGGAGTTGCTTGCCCGTTACCTGCATCGTGAAAGCGCTCGCGGTGGGCTGTTCGTTTCGGTCAATTGCGCTGCGATCAGCCCGACTTACGCCGACGCCGAATTGTTCGGTTATGCCGTCGGCAGCCACAACGGCTCGGCCAGTAGCCGCGCCGGCTGGTTCGGCTCGGCCAATGGCGGCACCCTTTATCTGGATGAGATCGGCGATTTACCGCTGCCGATCCAGCTAAAATTGTTGGCGGCTCTGGAGAACCACGAAGTCATCCGCGTCGGCGCCCACCAGCCCAGCCCTGTGGATGTGCGCCTGGTTGCGGCCACCAGCATCGATCTGGCGCAAGCAGTGGCAGCCGGTAAATTCCACCAACGGCTCTATGACTATCTCAGTGAAGGTCAACTCGAGTTGCCGGCTTTGCGCGAGCGGGTGGGCGATATCCTGTCCCTGGCCGAGTACTTCCTGGGCATCTACAGCCAGCGCCTCGGCCTGGCGGTGCCGCTGATCAGCGAAGCCGCGCAGCACGCGCTGGAACGGCACGACTGGCCGGGCAATACCCGCGAGTTGGAGAACGTCATTCATTTTGCGTTGCTGGTGAGCACCGGCGATCAAATATTGCCAGAACATCTCAATTTACCGCATCAACCGACACCCGCAACGGTGATTGAGCAAATGGTTCTTGAGTTGATCAGGCAAGGTGACCGGCAACAACTTGAGCGATTAAAGACATGGATCGCCGGGATCTGA
- a CDS encoding MetQ/NlpA family ABC transporter substrate-binding protein, with the protein MKKVLLFTALAAALTSGLAQAAEKLVVAATPVPHAEILELIKPALAKEGVDLQIKVFTDYVQPNVQVDQKRLDANYFQTLPYLKSFNEGKGTDLVTVIGVHVEPFGGYSKKVKSLAELKDGATIAIPNEGSNSGRALILLQKAGLIELKDPKNALATPKDIAKNPKNFQFKELESAMLPRVLDQVDLDMINTNYALEAGLNPAKDALVIEGSDSPYVNFLVARPDNKDSPAMQKLAKALTSPEVKAFIEKKYSGAVLPAF; encoded by the coding sequence ATGAAAAAGGTTCTGTTATTCACCGCGTTGGCAGCAGCCCTGACCTCGGGTCTGGCCCAGGCGGCGGAGAAACTCGTCGTGGCGGCCACCCCGGTGCCCCACGCTGAAATCCTTGAGCTGATCAAGCCGGCCCTGGCCAAAGAAGGCGTGGACCTGCAAATCAAGGTGTTCACCGACTACGTTCAACCCAACGTACAGGTTGATCAGAAGCGCCTGGACGCCAACTACTTCCAGACCCTGCCGTATCTCAAGAGCTTCAACGAAGGCAAAGGCACCGATCTGGTGACCGTGATCGGCGTGCATGTGGAACCGTTCGGTGGTTACTCGAAGAAAGTCAAAAGCCTGGCCGAACTCAAGGACGGCGCGACCATCGCCATCCCCAACGAAGGCAGCAACAGTGGTCGCGCCCTGATCCTGTTGCAGAAGGCGGGCCTGATCGAGCTCAAGGACCCGAAAAACGCCCTGGCCACGCCCAAGGACATCGCCAAGAACCCGAAAAACTTTCAGTTCAAGGAGCTGGAATCGGCCATGCTGCCGCGTGTGCTGGATCAGGTCGACCTGGACATGATCAACACCAACTACGCCCTGGAAGCGGGTCTTAACCCGGCCAAGGATGCGCTGGTGATCGAAGGTTCGGATTCGCCGTACGTGAACTTCCTGGTGGCCCGCCCGGACAACAAGGACAGCCCGGCCATGCAGAAACTGGCCAAGGCCCTGACCAGCCCGGAAGTGAAGGCATTTATCGAGAAGAAATACAGCGGCGCGGTACTGCCGGCGTTCTGA
- a CDS encoding efflux RND transporter periplasmic adaptor subunit — protein sequence MAGPRSKVLVGLGLCVVLAGCGDEKPEEKALPRVFVQQAVPTEYAASVTLTGDVQARVQTDLSFRVAGKIVERKVDVGDRVSARQVLARLDPQDLQTRVDSAQAQVAAEQARVKQSAAAFVRQQKLLPKGYTSQSEYDTAQAQLRSSQSALTAAQAQLANAREQLSYTALIAEAPGIITARQAEVGQVVQATEPIFSLAQDGERDAVFNIYESLLREPPSDPAIVISLLDNPAIKTTGTVREITPAVSAETGTVQVKVTLSELPEGMRLGSVVSATAKSAGKTAVELPWSALTKNLHDPAVWLVDDAGKAQLHNVTVGRYLTGKVIISDGLKGGETVVTAGGQLLHPGVRVEIAENTHEKSPTGVQP from the coding sequence ATGGCTGGTCCTCGAAGTAAAGTTCTGGTTGGCCTTGGCTTGTGTGTGGTGTTGGCCGGATGCGGTGATGAAAAACCCGAGGAAAAGGCCCTGCCGAGGGTTTTCGTGCAACAGGCCGTGCCCACCGAATATGCCGCCTCGGTGACCCTCACCGGTGACGTCCAGGCTCGGGTGCAGACCGATCTGTCGTTCCGCGTGGCCGGCAAGATCGTCGAGCGCAAGGTGGATGTCGGTGACCGGGTTTCGGCCCGACAGGTGCTCGCCCGGCTCGACCCCCAGGATCTGCAGACTCGTGTCGACTCCGCCCAGGCTCAGGTGGCTGCCGAACAGGCGCGGGTCAAGCAGAGTGCGGCGGCGTTCGTGCGCCAGCAAAAACTCTTGCCCAAGGGTTATACCAGCCAGAGCGAATATGACACGGCCCAGGCGCAACTGCGCAGCAGCCAGAGTGCGCTGACCGCTGCCCAGGCCCAGTTGGCCAACGCCCGCGAACAACTGAGCTATACCGCGCTGATCGCCGAGGCTCCGGGCATCATCACGGCACGGCAGGCGGAGGTCGGCCAGGTGGTGCAGGCCACGGAACCGATCTTCAGCCTGGCCCAGGACGGAGAGCGCGACGCCGTGTTCAATATCTACGAGTCACTGTTGCGCGAACCGCCCTCGGATCCCGCCATCGTCATTAGCCTGCTGGACAACCCGGCCATCAAGACCACCGGTACGGTGCGCGAGATCACCCCGGCGGTTTCCGCTGAAACCGGCACCGTGCAGGTCAAGGTGACGCTCAGTGAGTTACCCGAAGGCATGCGCCTGGGTTCGGTGGTCAGTGCCACCGCCAAGTCTGCCGGCAAGACCGCCGTGGAACTGCCCTGGTCGGCGCTGACCAAGAACCTTCACGATCCGGCGGTGTGGCTGGTGGACGATGCAGGCAAGGCGCAGTTGCACAATGTCACCGTCGGCCGGTATCTCACTGGAAAGGTCATCATCAGCGACGGGCTCAAGGGGGGTGAGACCGTGGTCACTGCAGGTGGGCAATTGCTGCATCCCGGCGTGCGCGTAGAGATCGCTGAAAATACCCATGAGAAATCCCCGACGGGAGTCCAGCCATGA
- a CDS encoding AAA family ATPase, whose protein sequence is MLKTLAVANYRSINKLVIPLGRLNLITGPNGSGKSNLYRALRLLAETAQGGVVNALAREGGLDSTFWAGPEVISRRMRNGEVPIGATVRLSTKRLRLGFAGEDFSYSISLGLPEPSLSAFSLDPEIKRECIWAGPVFRPASLLVDRNGPMIRARDGRTWDVLAQYTPTFDSLFDQVGSLRTSPEVLQMRESIRRWRFYDHFRSDADAPARQPQLGTRTPVLHHDGRDLAAALQTILEIGDDQALHSSISDAFPGARLHVEKLQGGRFGIEFHQHGLLRPLSAAELSDGTLRYLLLIAALLTPRPPSLMVLNEPETSLHPDLLPALARLIIRASAHCQVWVVSHARRLITALQQDNDCNCIVLEKDLGQTGIVGQGILDAPAWSWPD, encoded by the coding sequence ATGCTCAAGACACTGGCGGTGGCCAACTACCGCTCGATCAACAAACTGGTGATCCCCCTGGGCCGGCTGAACCTGATCACCGGCCCCAACGGCAGTGGCAAATCCAATCTGTATCGTGCCCTGCGCCTGTTGGCGGAGACCGCCCAGGGTGGCGTGGTCAACGCCCTGGCCCGCGAAGGCGGGCTGGACTCGACCTTCTGGGCCGGGCCGGAAGTGATCAGCCGGCGTATGCGCAACGGCGAGGTGCCCATCGGAGCTACGGTGCGGCTCAGCACGAAACGCCTGCGCCTGGGTTTTGCCGGGGAAGATTTCAGCTATTCGATTTCCCTCGGCCTGCCGGAACCGAGTTTGTCCGCGTTTTCGCTGGACCCTGAAATCAAGCGCGAATGCATCTGGGCCGGCCCGGTGTTTCGTCCCGCCAGCCTGCTGGTGGATCGCAACGGGCCCATGATCCGTGCCCGGGACGGTCGCACCTGGGACGTCCTGGCTCAGTACACGCCCACCTTTGACAGTTTGTTCGACCAGGTCGGCAGCCTGCGCACCTCACCGGAGGTGCTGCAGATGCGCGAGTCCATTCGTCGCTGGCGCTTCTATGACCACTTTCGCAGCGACGCCGACGCCCCGGCGCGCCAGCCGCAACTGGGCACCCGCACGCCGGTGCTGCACCACGACGGGCGTGACCTGGCCGCTGCCCTGCAAACCATTCTTGAGATCGGCGACGATCAAGCCTTGCACTCGTCCATCAGCGACGCATTCCCCGGTGCCCGGCTGCATGTCGAGAAACTGCAAGGCGGGCGTTTCGGCATCGAGTTTCATCAGCATGGCTTGCTGCGCCCGCTGTCGGCCGCCGAACTTTCCGACGGGACCCTGCGCTATCTGCTGCTGATAGCCGCACTGCTCACCCCGCGCCCACCCTCGCTGATGGTGCTCAACGAACCGGAAACCAGCCTGCACCCGGACCTGTTGCCGGCCCTGGCGCGGTTGATCATCCGCGCTTCAGCGCACTGTCAGGTCTGGGTGGTCTCCCATGCCCGGCGCTTGATCACCGCCTTGCAGCAGGACAACGACTGCAATTGCATCGTGCTGGAGAAAGATCTGGGCCAGACCGGGATCGTCGGCCAGGGAATACTGGATGCGCCGGCCTGGAGCTGGCCGGATTGA
- a CDS encoding alpha/beta hydrolase gives MRNESIRYLIVPGWQGSPQNHWQTHWQNSLPNSARVEQADWLTPRREDWVAALAEAIAADSRPVILIAHSLGCITVAHWAASAPVQFLQQVRGALLVAPADVERPACAPALRNFAPIPTDLLPFASQVVSSDNDPAVSVERALELARHWGAEAGILAGAGHINVKSGHQRWEQGFAYLYRLQTRMEHHALRRA, from the coding sequence ATGCGCAACGAATCGATTCGCTACCTGATTGTGCCGGGCTGGCAAGGATCGCCGCAAAACCACTGGCAAACCCATTGGCAGAACAGCCTGCCCAACAGTGCCCGGGTCGAGCAGGCCGACTGGTTGACCCCTCGGCGTGAAGACTGGGTGGCGGCGCTGGCCGAAGCCATTGCCGCCGACAGCAGGCCGGTGATCCTCATTGCCCATAGCCTGGGTTGCATCACGGTTGCCCATTGGGCGGCCAGCGCGCCGGTGCAGTTTCTGCAGCAGGTGCGCGGGGCGTTACTGGTGGCGCCGGCGGATGTCGAACGGCCGGCCTGCGCGCCTGCGTTGCGCAATTTCGCGCCGATTCCCACCGATCTGCTGCCATTTGCGAGCCAGGTGGTCAGTTCCGACAATGACCCCGCCGTAAGCGTTGAGCGCGCGCTTGAACTGGCGCGTCATTGGGGCGCCGAGGCCGGGATTTTGGCCGGGGCGGGGCATATCAATGTCAAGTCTGGCCATCAGCGTTGGGAGCAGGGGTTCGCCTATCTCTATCGTCTGCAAACCCGCATGGAGCACCACGCCCTGCGTCGCGCCTGA
- a CDS encoding DUF2789 domain-containing protein produces the protein MESPIHSLPALFKQLGLSDDPVDIDKFITTHSPLKPELHLADAFFWSTSQQQLLREEILEDADWAEVVDQLNVLLRKGRNE, from the coding sequence ATGGAATCCCCGATCCACAGCCTGCCCGCGCTGTTCAAACAATTGGGCCTGTCTGACGACCCCGTTGATATCGACAAATTCATCACGACCCATTCACCCCTCAAGCCTGAACTGCACTTGGCTGACGCGTTTTTCTGGAGCACAAGCCAGCAGCAGTTACTGCGTGAAGAAATCCTCGAGGACGCGGACTGGGCGGAAGTGGTGGACCAGTTGAATGTGTTGCTGCGCAAGGGACGCAACGAGTGA